One window of Sphingomonas sp. IW22 genomic DNA carries:
- a CDS encoding DUF4893 domain-containing protein: MHTRFSKRVAAIGLLLLTAACGGERAVDQPARSAGEAPPPAPVWRNVATEHDRDRLRRWRGAWTSALPAAQAADPAAVRAEGALFHTDLALSDPAPPPGRYRCRVFKLGTAGAGGLPFVAHPYFDCRVGDEGEVLSLFKETGSQRPVGLLFPDGPSRMVFLGTLMLGDEQRALDYGQDRDRDMAGVLERVGERRWRLSLPWPRFESQLDVVELVPAP, encoded by the coding sequence GTGCATACCAGATTTTCGAAACGCGTCGCCGCGATTGGCCTGTTGTTGTTGACTGCCGCCTGTGGCGGTGAACGCGCGGTGGATCAGCCCGCCCGTTCGGCGGGAGAGGCGCCGCCCCCCGCCCCGGTCTGGCGCAATGTCGCGACAGAGCATGACCGGGACCGGCTGCGGCGCTGGCGGGGTGCGTGGACATCGGCGCTGCCCGCCGCGCAGGCCGCCGATCCCGCCGCCGTCCGGGCCGAGGGCGCGCTGTTCCACACCGATCTTGCGCTTTCCGATCCGGCCCCGCCGCCGGGCCGCTATCGCTGTCGCGTGTTCAAGCTGGGCACAGCCGGGGCGGGTGGCCTGCCCTTTGTCGCCCATCCCTATTTCGACTGCCGCGTCGGCGATGAGGGAGAGGTGTTGAGCCTGTTCAAGGAAACCGGATCGCAGCGGCCAGTCGGCCTGTTGTTTCCCGATGGGCCGTCGCGCATGGTCTTCCTCGGCACGCTGATGCTGGGGGACGAGCAGCGCGCGCTGGATTACGGACAGGACCGCGACCGCGACATGGCTGGCGTGCTGGAGCGTGTGGGCGAGCGGCGCTGGCGCCTGTCGCTGCCCTGGCCGCGTTTCGAATCGCAGCTCGACGTGGTCGAACTGGTCCCCGCGCCATGA
- a CDS encoding DUF885 family protein — protein sequence MRRRQFLASASLTTALAAFPAAVRAAQGNRDADLRAMLDRFFYARLEDNPEGATSLGLDTGERAHLKSKLSDASRAGQARQFARAKQELAALKAIPRDQLGDNANLDAEVMEYSLERTIAGEKFDYGASAGRYAPYVLTQLTGAYRDVPDFLSNQHRVRDAAEADAYVARVEAFATAVDAETQRQREDAAKGVFAPDYILDTTLKQLGAIRDQAPAATGPVTDLTAKLKAANLPPERAQAVEKLMAERVFPALDRQRALVTDLRRRATHDAGVWRLPNGEAYYAAAASAATTTELTGDEIHRLGLEQVAQISGRIDGILKGQGMSQGTVGDRLVALNKRPDQLFPNTDPGREALLEALREQVAAMTARLPEQFAVLPKAPVEVRRVPEAIQAGAPGGYYQSASLDGTRPAIYFINLRDTFDRPKFGLATLSHHEGVPGHHLQVMTALESDDIPLIRRRGGYSGYTEGWALYSEQLADEMGMYEGDPLGQVGYLQSLLFRATRLVVDSGMHAKRWSREKATDYLIATTGIARGRSQGEIDRYTVWPGQACSYKIGHTVWARLRDEAKEKAGANWDPKAFHSVLTLGAMPLTVLERVARARMA from the coding sequence ATGCGCCGTCGCCAGTTCCTCGCCTCCGCCAGTCTCACCACCGCGCTTGCCGCATTTCCCGCCGCTGTTCGCGCGGCACAGGGCAATCGCGACGCCGACCTGCGGGCGATGCTGGACCGGTTCTTTTATGCTCGGCTGGAGGACAATCCGGAGGGCGCGACTTCGTTGGGCCTGGATACGGGCGAACGCGCGCATTTGAAGTCGAAATTGTCCGATGCCTCCCGTGCCGGACAGGCGCGGCAATTCGCACGGGCCAAGCAGGAACTGGCTGCGCTGAAAGCCATTCCCCGCGATCAGCTAGGCGACAATGCCAACCTTGATGCCGAGGTGATGGAGTACAGCCTTGAGCGGACCATCGCAGGCGAAAAGTTCGATTATGGCGCCAGCGCCGGCCGTTACGCCCCCTATGTGCTGACGCAGTTGACGGGCGCCTATCGCGACGTGCCCGATTTCCTGTCGAACCAGCACCGGGTGCGCGACGCGGCGGAGGCCGATGCCTATGTCGCGCGGGTAGAGGCGTTTGCCACGGCCGTCGATGCCGAAACGCAGCGCCAGCGTGAGGATGCGGCCAAGGGCGTGTTCGCGCCCGATTACATCCTTGACACGACGCTGAAGCAGCTCGGCGCGATCCGCGATCAGGCGCCCGCCGCGACCGGTCCCGTCACCGACCTGACCGCCAAGCTGAAGGCCGCGAACCTGCCCCCCGAACGCGCTCAGGCGGTGGAGAAACTGATGGCGGAGCGCGTTTTCCCCGCGCTCGACCGTCAGCGTGCGCTGGTCACCGACCTGCGCCGCCGCGCCACGCATGATGCGGGCGTGTGGCGCCTGCCGAACGGCGAGGCCTATTACGCCGCTGCCGCCAGCGCTGCCACGACGACCGAGCTGACCGGCGACGAGATTCATCGCCTTGGCCTTGAGCAGGTTGCGCAAATCAGCGGCCGTATCGACGGCATCCTGAAGGGGCAGGGCATGTCGCAAGGCACGGTGGGCGACCGTCTGGTCGCGCTGAACAAGCGGCCCGATCAGCTGTTCCCCAACACCGATCCGGGTCGTGAGGCGCTGCTGGAGGCGCTGCGTGAACAAGTCGCGGCGATGACTGCGCGCCTGCCCGAACAATTCGCAGTGCTGCCCAAGGCGCCGGTCGAGGTGCGCCGCGTGCCCGAAGCGATCCAGGCCGGGGCGCCGGGCGGCTATTACCAGTCGGCCTCGCTCGACGGGACGCGACCGGCCATTTACTTCATCAACCTGCGCGACACGTTCGACCGGCCCAAATTCGGTCTTGCAACGCTCAGCCATCATGAAGGGGTGCCGGGCCACCATCTTCAGGTCATGACCGCACTGGAAAGCGACGACATCCCGCTGATCCGCCGCCGGGGCGGCTATTCGGGCTATACCGAGGGATGGGCGCTCTATTCGGAGCAGCTGGCCGACGAGATGGGCATGTATGAGGGCGATCCGCTGGGGCAGGTCGGCTATCTCCAGTCGCTCCTGTTCCGGGCGACGCGACTGGTCGTCGATTCCGGCATGCACGCCAAGCGCTGGAGCCGGGAGAAGGCGACCGATTATCTGATCGCCACTACCGGCATTGCGCGCGGGCGCAGCCAGGGTGAGATCGACCGCTACACCGTCTGGCCGGGTCAGGCGTGCAGCTATAAGATCGGTCACACCGTCTGGGCGCGCCTGCGCGACGAGGCCAAGGAAAAGGCGGGCGCGAATTGGGACCCCAAGGCGTTCCATTCGGTGCTGACGCTGGGTGCCATGCCGCTGACCGTTTTGGAGCGGGTCGCGCGCGCGCGGATGGCCTGA
- a CDS encoding GreA/GreB family elongation factor yields the protein MSVAFRREDDDAHREPVFELPLPPGPNLVTERGLKLIEARVAELQAAVDAADDAEAEKPLRRDLRYWLARASKAEVQPVAAGDAVAFGTRVTYRMGGRERTVALVGSDEADVTDDAIPFTAPIAQAMMDAEPGERVDYQGRAEAIEVIAVEPLPG from the coding sequence ATGAGTGTTGCTTTCCGACGCGAGGACGATGACGCCCATCGCGAACCCGTCTTCGAACTGCCATTGCCGCCCGGCCCCAATCTGGTCACCGAGCGCGGCCTGAAACTGATCGAGGCACGGGTTGCCGAGCTTCAGGCCGCTGTCGATGCCGCCGACGACGCGGAGGCCGAAAAGCCTCTGCGCCGCGACCTGCGCTACTGGCTGGCGCGGGCCAGCAAGGCGGAGGTGCAGCCGGTGGCGGCGGGCGACGCCGTCGCGTTCGGCACGCGCGTCACCTATCGGATGGGTGGGCGGGAGCGGACCGTCGCACTGGTCGGCAGCGACGAGGCGGATGTGACCGACGACGCCATCCCCTTCACCGCCCCCATCGCACAGGCGATGATGGACGCCGAACCCGGCGAGCGTGTCGACTATCAGGGCCGCGCCGAAGCGATCGAAGTCATCGCGGTGGAGCCGCTGCCTGGCTGA
- a CDS encoding neutral zinc metallopeptidase → MRLDDFDPSDNVRDLGQGSGGGGGFPLLGLLPLFLGRGMGCGGIGMLVVVGLIFLSMSGGLGGLLGGGGGQPQVGQGGGGTGASVCNTAERRFACQVLASTEQTWGQLFQQQGQRYPEPTLNFYQRGVSSGCGAATSAAGPFYCPPDQGIYLDTSFFDELENRFGAAGDFAQAYVIAHEVGHHIQNLTGDAQRVSQAQRTLPTEQGNEMSVRLELQADCYAGVWAAQNRDRLEAGDIEEGLTAANAIGDDTLQRQSGGQVVPDSFTHGSSAQRVKWLRIGLQSGNPASCDTFNQPI, encoded by the coding sequence ATGCGCCTCGACGATTTCGATCCCAGCGACAATGTGCGCGATCTGGGCCAGGGCAGCGGCGGGGGCGGCGGTTTTCCGCTGCTTGGCCTGTTGCCGCTGTTTCTGGGGCGCGGCATGGGGTGCGGCGGCATCGGCATGCTGGTCGTGGTTGGTCTGATCTTCCTGTCGATGAGCGGGGGGCTGGGCGGCCTGCTCGGCGGCGGCGGTGGCCAGCCGCAGGTGGGGCAGGGCGGCGGCGGCACCGGCGCCAGCGTGTGCAACACCGCCGAACGCCGCTTTGCGTGTCAGGTGCTCGCTTCGACCGAGCAGACCTGGGGCCAGCTGTTCCAGCAGCAGGGCCAGCGTTATCCCGAACCTACGCTCAATTTCTATCAGCGCGGCGTGTCGTCGGGCTGTGGCGCGGCGACGTCGGCGGCGGGTCCGTTTTACTGTCCGCCCGATCAGGGCATCTATCTCGACACCAGCTTCTTCGACGAACTGGAAAACCGTTTCGGCGCGGCGGGCGATTTCGCCCAGGCCTATGTCATTGCGCATGAGGTTGGTCACCATATCCAGAACCTGACCGGCGACGCCCAGCGGGTCAGCCAGGCCCAGCGCACGCTGCCGACCGAACAGGGCAATGAAATGTCGGTGCGGCTGGAATTGCAGGCCGATTGCTATGCGGGCGTATGGGCCGCGCAGAACCGCGACCGGCTGGAGGCAGGCGATATCGAGGAAGGCCTGACCGCCGCCAATGCGATCGGCGACGACACCCTGCAACGCCAGTCGGGCGGGCAAGTGGTGCCTGACAGCTTTACCCATGGCAGCTCGGCCCAGCGGGTGAAGTGGCTGCGGATCGGTCTGCAATCGGGCAACCCCGCGTCGTGTGACACGTTCAATCAGCCGATATGA
- a CDS encoding tetratricopeptide repeat protein produces the protein MLAQAAANPEIIVRARRTEDALTECIERQCPTPDDARLSIAHAEAQFEQGQYFEARDTLNAALSRQSGAAARFPRSVAALYEANATINRHMGDMDRYRSMTTGQSRTLKENLPADDPQVLANAIHLGDFWMQMDQPSSARAQFDAATKGFSRRGNHQLAALTQLRAAAIDIQQDSLGSAERRLDAAINSPAADDPTVRQFAAVLRAKLARARGNEGAVDALLSTLRTDPDEPPVLIHDVPVINADAVGAANAIKRRMGDLPIPTYVTASLQIQWADIGFMIRPNGQVAEVEVLRGSRSRGWTTPFLEAMRQRQYAPLDLPAASPGIYRVERLTWRPERIVATGSNIKVPAGAQGIEIIDITNDRTAATLPST, from the coding sequence TTGCTGGCGCAGGCCGCCGCCAATCCCGAAATCATCGTGCGGGCACGCCGCACCGAAGACGCGCTGACCGAATGCATCGAACGTCAGTGTCCGACCCCCGATGACGCACGCCTGTCGATCGCCCATGCCGAGGCGCAGTTTGAGCAAGGCCAGTATTTCGAGGCGCGCGACACGCTCAACGCCGCATTGTCACGACAGTCCGGTGCAGCGGCGCGCTTCCCCCGATCGGTCGCCGCGCTTTACGAAGCGAATGCGACCATTAACCGGCACATGGGCGACATGGACCGCTATCGTTCGATGACAACAGGTCAAAGCCGGACATTAAAGGAAAACCTGCCTGCCGATGATCCACAGGTGTTGGCAAACGCCATCCATCTCGGCGATTTCTGGATGCAGATGGATCAGCCGTCCAGCGCTCGCGCGCAATTCGATGCGGCAACAAAGGGCTTTTCAAGGCGCGGGAATCACCAACTGGCCGCTTTGACCCAACTCAGGGCCGCGGCAATCGATATTCAGCAAGACAGTCTGGGCAGTGCGGAACGTCGGCTGGATGCGGCAATCAATTCGCCCGCTGCGGATGATCCAACCGTGCGGCAGTTTGCCGCAGTGCTCCGGGCCAAGCTGGCAAGGGCGCGCGGAAATGAAGGCGCGGTCGACGCACTTTTATCGACGCTTCGGACTGATCCTGACGAACCTCCCGTGCTCATCCACGATGTGCCGGTTATCAATGCGGATGCAGTCGGCGCGGCGAATGCCATCAAACGACGAATGGGTGATCTGCCGATACCCACCTATGTCACTGCGTCGCTTCAGATACAGTGGGCGGATATCGGCTTCATGATCCGGCCCAACGGGCAGGTCGCGGAGGTGGAAGTTCTGCGCGGCAGCCGGTCCAGAGGCTGGACCACACCTTTCCTGGAAGCGATGCGGCAGCGGCAATATGCCCCGCTCGACCTGCCAGCGGCAAGTCCCGGCATCTACCGGGTAGAGCGTCTGACCTGGCGACCGGAGCGGATTGTAGCGACCGGATCCAACATAAAGGTGCCTGCCGGCGCGCAGGGAATCGAAATCATCGACATCACCAACGACAGGACAGCGGCCACACTGCCTTCCACCTGA
- a CDS encoding alpha/beta hydrolase, with amino-acid sequence MRTLFGLSLLAALSLASGTVASAQVTTLVPEKVAGAKPVKIERIKVHSAAIEGNLEGESADRDVLVILPPGYAANPARRYPVVYALHGYSIGAEQWATEIHVPASIEGAFAKGAREMIVVMPGSKTVHNGSMYSRSQTTGDFETFIARDLVAYIDSHYRTVPARESRGLVGHSMGGYGASRIGMKHADVFGALYMMSPCCLSPRGAMGLDEKAEAAFAGVKSIEDAQKLGWGQRATLAAAAAWSPNPTKAPLYLDLPFGDEAQRADVLARWSANAPLAFIDQHIADLRRYRAISLDVGDKDGLVGDAGKLHDALNRYGIAHGYEVYQGDHTSHIGVRMQEQVLPFFSKNLSFPR; translated from the coding sequence ATGCGAACTCTGTTCGGATTGTCGTTGCTGGCTGCCCTGTCGCTGGCAAGCGGGACGGTTGCGTCGGCGCAGGTGACGACGCTGGTGCCGGAGAAAGTCGCTGGTGCGAAGCCGGTGAAGATCGAGCGGATCAAGGTGCATTCGGCGGCAATCGAAGGCAATCTGGAGGGCGAAAGCGCCGACCGCGACGTGCTGGTCATCCTGCCGCCGGGCTATGCCGCCAATCCCGCGCGCCGTTACCCCGTTGTCTATGCGCTGCACGGCTATTCGATCGGGGCCGAGCAATGGGCGACGGAAATCCATGTGCCCGCGTCGATCGAGGGCGCCTTTGCCAAGGGCGCGCGCGAGATGATCGTCGTGATGCCCGGCAGCAAGACGGTGCATAACGGGTCCATGTATTCGCGGTCGCAGACGACGGGCGATTTCGAAACCTTCATTGCGCGCGATCTGGTCGCCTATATCGACAGCCATTACCGCACCGTCCCCGCGCGGGAGAGCCGCGGCCTGGTCGGGCATTCGATGGGCGGATATGGCGCATCCCGGATCGGTATGAAGCATGCCGATGTGTTCGGCGCACTGTATATGATGAGCCCGTGCTGCCTGTCGCCGCGCGGCGCGATGGGGCTGGATGAGAAGGCCGAAGCCGCTTTCGCCGGCGTGAAGTCGATCGAGGATGCCCAGAAGCTGGGCTGGGGCCAGCGCGCGACACTGGCGGCGGCGGCGGCATGGTCGCCCAACCCGACCAAGGCGCCGCTGTATCTCGACCTGCCCTTTGGCGATGAGGCGCAGCGCGCCGATGTGCTGGCGCGCTGGAGCGCAAACGCGCCACTGGCGTTTATCGACCAGCATATCGCAGACCTGCGCCGCTACCGCGCGATTTCGCTGGATGTCGGTGACAAGGACGGGCTGGTCGGCGATGCGGGCAAGCTGCACGATGCGCTGAACCGCTATGGCATCGCCCATGGGTATGAGGTGTATCAGGGCGATCATACCAGCCATATCGGCGTGCGGATGCAGGAACAGGTGCTGCCCTTTTTCAGCAAGAATCTCAGCTTCCCGCGCTGA
- a CDS encoding DUF3734 domain-containing protein — MADAENPGARHRRHSRQAMPLPDCVALVLQGGGALGSFQAGVYEALSDADVVVDWIAGISIGAVNAAIIAGNPPERRVERLRAFWDTITAGLPSFPIPQDDRVREAVHEWSAMAVMAQGVPGFFKPRMWPPFLAAPGSCGAMSFYDTEPLRATLDALIDWDLLNDGPVRISVGAVEIQSGNFAYFDNRLGCRLDARHIMASGALPPGLPPVDIDGRLYWDGGLVSNTPLTHVLEHQAAPMLVFQCDLFAANADPPKTMMDVMAREKEIRYSSRTRQVSAEAVRRRKVRDAIRRVLDKLPADMADDADVAALSSYATEHPLSLVQLINRANAWEGGSRDYEFSQRTMREHWQSGRTAIAETMAQSRVLAQNIVDGRTAAFDLAPRRHSH; from the coding sequence ATGGCCGATGCCGAGAACCCCGGAGCCCGCCACCGCCGCCACAGTCGGCAGGCGATGCCGTTGCCGGATTGCGTTGCACTGGTCCTTCAGGGCGGCGGCGCACTGGGCAGTTTTCAGGCGGGCGTGTACGAAGCGTTGTCGGACGCCGACGTCGTCGTCGACTGGATTGCAGGCATTTCGATCGGCGCGGTCAATGCCGCGATCATCGCCGGCAACCCGCCCGAACGCCGGGTCGAGCGGCTGCGCGCCTTCTGGGACACGATCACCGCCGGGTTGCCCAGCTTTCCCATTCCGCAGGACGACCGCGTGCGCGAAGCGGTGCATGAATGGTCGGCAATGGCGGTGATGGCGCAGGGCGTGCCCGGCTTTTTCAAACCGCGCATGTGGCCCCCCTTCCTCGCCGCACCCGGCAGTTGCGGGGCAATGAGCTTTTACGACACCGAACCGCTGCGCGCGACGCTGGACGCGCTGATCGACTGGGATCTGCTGAACGACGGGCCGGTCCGCATCTCGGTGGGCGCGGTGGAGATTCAATCGGGGAACTTCGCCTATTTCGACAATCGCCTGGGCTGTCGGCTGGATGCGCGGCACATCATGGCATCGGGTGCGCTGCCGCCGGGCCTGCCGCCGGTCGATATCGACGGGCGGCTTTACTGGGACGGCGGCCTCGTCTCGAACACACCGCTGACGCACGTGCTTGAGCATCAGGCGGCACCGATGCTGGTGTTCCAGTGCGACCTGTTCGCCGCCAATGCCGATCCGCCCAAGACGATGATGGACGTCATGGCCCGCGAAAAGGAAATCCGCTATTCCAGCCGCACCCGGCAGGTCTCTGCCGAAGCCGTGCGGCGGCGCAAGGTGCGTGACGCGATCCGCCGCGTGCTGGACAAGCTGCCCGCCGACATGGCCGATGACGCCGATGTCGCGGCGCTTAGCAGCTATGCCACCGAACATCCGCTGTCGCTAGTGCAACTGATCAACCGCGCCAATGCGTGGGAGGGCGGCAGCCGCGATTACGAATTTTCGCAGCGCACGATGCGCGAACATTGGCAGTCGGGCCGCACCGCCATTGCCGAAACCATGGCCCAGTCGCGCGTGCTGGCCCAGAACATCGTCGATGGCCGCACCGCCGCCTTCGACCTCGCCCCCCGCCGCCATTCGCACTGA
- a CDS encoding amidohydrolase, producing MRRLIPALLIAASPAAAQEPVRDATTAQMPALTTLYRDLHAHPELAFQEKRSAKLMADAARKAGFTVTEGVGGTGVVAVMKNGTGPTLLIRTDMDGLPVVEATGLPYTSKASATTDEGLETGVMHACGHDTHMTSWVGTLNNLARMKDRWSGTLVMIAQPAEEKGLGAKAMLDAGLYSEFPKPDTAIAFHDSASLPAGMIGIRPGYALATVDTVDLKIRGVGGHGAYPSGTKDPVVLGAKIVMALQTLVSRENDPQSPAVVTVGSFRGGSSHNVIGDEVTLLITVRSYEDKTRKLLLDGIARIARGEAIASGIPEDRMPEMKVKAVNTPATFNTDPLTGRMRQLFTARFGADRVRDVPAAMVGEDFSRYYLADKDNVQSLLFWVGGVPADKWAAAQAAGGDGLPSLHSPNWAPDAEAVIATATEGMTAAALDILKRG from the coding sequence ATGCGCCGACTGATTCCTGCCCTGCTGATCGCCGCCAGCCCCGCCGCTGCGCAGGAGCCCGTACGCGATGCCACGACGGCGCAGATGCCCGCGCTGACCACGCTTTACCGCGACCTGCACGCCCATCCCGAACTCGCCTTTCAGGAAAAGCGCTCGGCAAAGCTGATGGCTGATGCCGCGCGCAAGGCGGGCTTTACCGTGACCGAGGGCGTTGGCGGCACCGGCGTGGTCGCGGTGATGAAGAACGGCACCGGGCCGACGCTGTTGATCCGCACCGATATGGACGGCCTGCCCGTGGTCGAGGCGACGGGCCTGCCCTATACGTCAAAAGCATCAGCCACCACTGACGAGGGGCTGGAAACGGGCGTCATGCATGCCTGTGGCCACGACACGCACATGACGTCGTGGGTCGGCACGCTGAACAATCTGGCACGGATGAAGGATCGCTGGTCCGGCACACTGGTGATGATCGCCCAGCCTGCCGAGGAAAAGGGCCTGGGCGCCAAGGCGATGCTGGACGCCGGGCTATATTCGGAATTTCCCAAGCCTGACACGGCCATCGCCTTTCACGACAGCGCCTCCCTGCCCGCCGGCATGATCGGCATCCGCCCGGGCTATGCGCTGGCGACCGTCGATACCGTCGACCTGAAGATACGCGGCGTGGGCGGGCATGGCGCCTATCCGTCGGGCACGAAGGACCCGGTCGTGTTGGGCGCCAAGATCGTGATGGCGCTGCAAACGCTGGTCAGCCGCGAAAACGATCCCCAATCGCCCGCCGTCGTTACCGTCGGCAGCTTTCGTGGTGGGTCGAGCCACAATGTCATCGGCGACGAAGTGACGCTGCTGATCACCGTGCGCAGTTATGAGGACAAGACCCGGAAACTGCTGCTCGACGGCATTGCCCGGATCGCGCGCGGCGAAGCGATCGCCAGCGGCATCCCCGAAGACCGGATGCCGGAGATGAAGGTCAAGGCTGTCAACACCCCCGCCACGTTCAATACCGACCCGCTGACCGGACGGATGCGCCAGTTGTTTACCGCGCGCTTTGGCGCGGACCGGGTGCGCGACGTGCCCGCGGCGATGGTGGGTGAGGATTTCAGCCGCTATTACCTCGCCGACAAGGACAATGTCCAAAGCCTGTTATTCTGGGTGGGCGGTGTCCCGGCGGACAAATGGGCGGCGGCGCAGGCGGCGGGCGGCGATGGCCTTCCCTCCCTCCACAGCCCGAACTGGGCGCCTGACGCCGAAGCGGTGATCGCCACCGCGACCGAGGGGATGACCGCCGCCGCGCTCGACATATTGAAACGGGGTTGA
- a CDS encoding 3-hydroxybutyrate dehydrogenase, translated as MFLKGKTAIVTGSTSGIGLSYAKALAAEGASVVINGFGDADAIEKERAALEATSGARALYDAADMTSPDAIAAMVQRAHDELGGPDIVINNAGIQHVSRVEDFPVEKWDAIIAINLSSAFHMMRAVVPFMKERKWGRIISTASAHSKVASPNKSAYVAAKHGIAGLTKTIALETATFGITVNAISPGYVWTPLVEKQIPDTMATRGLTREQVINDVLLDAQPTKEFVTAEQVAALALFLCRDEAAQITGANLSIDGGWTA; from the coding sequence ATGTTCCTTAAAGGCAAGACCGCCATCGTCACCGGTTCGACCTCTGGCATCGGCCTGTCCTATGCCAAGGCGCTGGCGGCGGAGGGGGCCAGCGTGGTCATCAATGGCTTTGGCGACGCCGATGCCATCGAGAAAGAACGCGCGGCACTTGAGGCGACCAGCGGCGCCCGCGCACTGTACGACGCGGCCGACATGACCAGCCCCGACGCCATCGCCGCGATGGTTCAGCGCGCGCATGACGAACTGGGCGGGCCGGATATCGTCATCAACAATGCGGGCATCCAGCATGTTTCCCGCGTCGAGGATTTCCCGGTCGAAAAATGGGACGCGATCATCGCGATCAATCTGTCGTCGGCGTTCCACATGATGCGCGCAGTGGTGCCGTTCATGAAGGAACGCAAATGGGGCCGCATCATCTCGACGGCGTCGGCCCATTCCAAGGTTGCCAGCCCGAACAAGTCCGCCTATGTCGCCGCCAAGCACGGCATTGCGGGCCTGACCAAGACGATCGCGCTGGAAACCGCGACCTTCGGCATCACCGTCAACGCGATCTCGCCCGGCTATGTCTGGACGCCGCTGGTCGAAAAGCAGATCCCCGACACCATGGCAACGCGCGGGCTGACGCGCGAACAGGTCATCAACGACGTGCTGCTCGACGCACAGCCGACCAAGGAATTCGTCACCGCCGAACAGGTGGCGGCGCTGGCGCTGTTCCTGTGCCGCGACGAAGCGGCGCAGATCACCGGCGCCAACCTTTCGATCGACGGGGGTTGGACCGCATGA